One part of the Corynebacterium aurimucosum ATCC 700975 genome encodes these proteins:
- a CDS encoding site-specific DNA-methyltransferase gives MPSSHSTPASRPALHSRHSSPSSVKSASTGTESGFGLVWPGKEQAAALAKEEVLSKRTLISGRGSSPNSVNVADNLAALNDFIARGLRADVIYIDPPYNTGKDFVYRDNFRQRRDMRSEHFGQWHAEWLSMMLPRLILAREVLADTGFILVSIGESECAHLRLILNEVFGEDCFAGQLIWKKGGTGKNDSKYAVLEHEYVLCYAKSSANNGFNVDMEAQTSTRYNHSDEKGNYSLVRLDSKTLGYLPSLDFPIVAPDGREYWPHQPEGKTKVARWRWGKDKVTEHYDELVFRRGFVYTKNYEKKGARPRSILDGERFGVTRTGRRDAEEALGTTGVFDFPKPVRLIKHLISIAGGPDAVVVDFFAGSGTTAQAVVELNREDGGQRSFHLVQIPAPTEASSAARQTGFETVADICLARVRSLNVPFDHFTLT, from the coding sequence ATGCCTTCGTCTCATTCCACCCCTGCTTCTCGTCCTGCCCTACACTCTCGCCACAGCTCACCTTCCTCCGTGAAGAGCGCTTCTACAGGGACGGAATCAGGATTCGGCCTTGTCTGGCCGGGTAAGGAACAAGCTGCTGCGCTGGCCAAAGAAGAAGTTCTAAGCAAACGAACGCTCATCAGCGGCCGTGGTTCATCCCCCAACAGCGTTAACGTGGCAGATAATCTAGCAGCGCTGAATGATTTTATCGCACGGGGTTTACGCGCGGATGTCATATACATCGACCCGCCGTATAACACTGGTAAAGACTTTGTCTATCGCGACAACTTCCGGCAGCGCCGCGACATGCGCTCAGAGCATTTTGGTCAATGGCATGCCGAATGGCTTTCCATGATGTTGCCGCGCTTGATTCTCGCGCGTGAGGTTCTTGCTGATACAGGCTTCATCCTGGTGTCCATCGGCGAATCGGAGTGCGCCCATCTGCGTCTGATCCTTAATGAAGTTTTTGGGGAGGATTGCTTTGCAGGCCAACTCATTTGGAAGAAGGGCGGGACCGGCAAGAATGACTCGAAGTATGCCGTATTAGAGCACGAATACGTCCTATGCTACGCCAAGTCCTCAGCGAACAACGGGTTCAACGTGGATATGGAGGCGCAGACCTCAACCCGCTACAACCACAGCGACGAAAAAGGCAATTACTCCCTTGTCCGGCTGGACTCAAAAACCCTAGGCTACTTGCCCAGTCTGGATTTTCCCATCGTTGCCCCCGATGGCCGCGAGTACTGGCCCCATCAGCCAGAAGGAAAAACAAAGGTTGCCCGCTGGCGGTGGGGTAAGGACAAAGTCACTGAGCACTACGATGAGTTGGTGTTCAGGCGCGGTTTTGTCTACACCAAGAACTACGAAAAGAAAGGTGCACGGCCTCGCTCCATCCTGGACGGGGAACGGTTCGGGGTCACGCGCACGGGCCGCCGAGATGCCGAGGAGGCGCTTGGCACAACGGGTGTCTTTGATTTCCCAAAACCAGTACGGCTTATCAAACACCTCATCTCAATCGCTGGCGGTCCAGACGCGGTAGTCGTGGACTTTTTCGCTGGCTCGGGAACTACCGCCCAAGCCGTCGTTGAGCTCAACCGTGAAGACGGTGGCCAGCGCTCTTTCCACCTAGTACAAATTCCTGCCCCCACAGAGGCATCCAGCGCCGCGCGCCAAACGGGTTTTGAAACGGTTGCGGATATCTGTCTTGCACGGGTTCGCTCACTCAATGTGCCCTTTGATCACTTCACTCTGACATAG
- a CDS encoding alpha/beta hydrolase family esterase, which produces MMGEDSAARLRWLRALAGAVAVAASVMALASCSSPEEEAPTATSSTEWTNDLGIPLAPMLVGPEPGHTKKVRLASGRSFLLHVPENYTPERSWPVLLSFHGYTDSPENMEQYTQFNAAHAIVAYPAGEKAAWAPAPYAATSAEEDLEFVRTLVDSLRSTYEVDDNAIYAAGLSNGGGFAAFLACRMPGTFRSVATVSAAYYEGIHTDCSDRPVGRLDIHGTKDPVVNYEGGVRHDTAYSSVAEVLGQDQRRNKCRGDVDSVRLTNGATRETWTACEAPLQHIRIEGGSHVWPGGNNDTKIEVGQGFATDAVLDFFGIPGRPEGTEEHGVA; this is translated from the coding sequence ATGATGGGCGAAGATTCCGCAGCGCGGCTGCGCTGGTTGCGTGCGCTCGCTGGGGCTGTCGCCGTTGCGGCAAGTGTCATGGCGTTGGCGTCGTGCAGCTCGCCTGAAGAGGAAGCACCTACGGCAACCTCCTCAACAGAGTGGACAAATGACCTCGGTATCCCACTAGCTCCCATGCTGGTCGGCCCGGAGCCTGGACACACAAAGAAAGTCCGGTTGGCTTCTGGGCGGAGCTTCCTCCTCCACGTGCCTGAAAACTACACGCCTGAACGTTCTTGGCCGGTGCTGCTTTCTTTCCACGGGTATACAGATTCCCCTGAGAATATGGAGCAGTACACCCAGTTCAATGCTGCTCACGCCATCGTTGCTTATCCAGCGGGGGAGAAGGCCGCGTGGGCGCCAGCCCCCTACGCTGCTACTAGCGCGGAAGAAGACCTAGAATTCGTTCGCACCCTCGTGGATAGTTTGCGCTCTACTTATGAAGTGGACGATAACGCCATCTATGCTGCGGGTCTGTCCAACGGCGGTGGATTCGCAGCCTTCTTGGCCTGCCGGATGCCGGGTACTTTTCGTTCTGTAGCGACCGTGTCGGCGGCATACTACGAAGGCATCCATACAGATTGTTCAGATAGACCTGTCGGCCGTTTGGATATCCACGGTACGAAGGATCCCGTGGTTAATTACGAGGGCGGAGTGCGTCATGATACCGCCTATTCTTCAGTAGCAGAGGTGCTTGGGCAGGATCAGCGGCGCAATAAGTGCCGCGGCGACGTCGACTCTGTGCGCCTGACAAACGGTGCCACCAGAGAGACCTGGACTGCCTGTGAAGCACCGCTGCAGCATATCCGCATCGAAGGCGGATCTCACGTATGGCCAGGTGGTAACAACGATACGAAAATCGAGGTCGGGCAAGGATTTGCTACTGATGCGGTACTGGATTTCTTTGGCATCCCTGGGCGCCCAGAAGGCACTGAAGAGCACGGAGTGGCCTAG
- a CDS encoding class I SAM-dependent methyltransferase, which translates to MSSLPSDPSDSLGTPSPHPLPEHYPSYRRASGKESPNFGTAQQRVHSAQAFQQGADAYHDARPGYPPEVSQLISSAHTVLDVGAGTGKLTESLNNPVVYASDPSPDMTRVLARLGIPCWRATAENTAAETASLDAITCAQTWHWVDVERACAEFDRVLRPGGKVLLVWNTLDVNADPWILRLSRIMHSGDVHRPGFYPALSNPWTLRDELRLTWEHELSPEDLHSLMHTRSYWLRNGEKIHERMTHNLNWYLYEHMGFSPEQALSIPYRTDAFLLARHGE; encoded by the coding sequence ATGAGCTCTTTGCCTTCCGACCCATCTGATTCCTTGGGCACACCCTCTCCGCACCCACTACCCGAGCATTACCCCAGCTACCGGCGCGCATCCGGAAAGGAGTCTCCCAATTTCGGCACTGCTCAGCAGCGGGTGCATTCTGCCCAAGCTTTCCAACAAGGAGCCGACGCTTACCATGACGCTCGTCCTGGATATCCACCGGAAGTATCGCAGCTTATTTCCTCTGCCCACACAGTCCTCGACGTGGGGGCAGGAACCGGCAAACTGACCGAGTCACTGAACAATCCCGTTGTCTACGCCAGCGATCCCTCCCCTGATATGACACGAGTATTGGCACGCCTGGGGATTCCGTGCTGGCGCGCCACTGCTGAGAACACAGCTGCGGAAACCGCCTCCCTCGACGCCATCACCTGCGCTCAAACCTGGCACTGGGTAGATGTCGAGCGAGCTTGTGCAGAGTTTGACCGAGTGCTCCGCCCAGGAGGAAAGGTGCTTTTGGTGTGGAATACTCTGGACGTTAACGCTGACCCATGGATCCTCCGGCTCTCCCGCATCATGCATTCAGGTGATGTCCACCGTCCCGGTTTCTATCCCGCCTTGAGCAATCCGTGGACGCTCCGTGATGAACTGCGCTTAACGTGGGAACACGAGTTGAGCCCCGAAGATCTGCATTCACTCATGCATACCCGCTCCTATTGGCTTCGCAATGGAGAGAAAATCCATGAACGCATGACGCACAACCTCAATTGGTACCTCTACGAGCACATGGGGTTTAGCCCCGAGCAAGCGCTTAGCATCCCGTACCGTACGGATGCATTCTTGTTGGCCCGCCATGGGGAGTAG
- a CDS encoding ABC transporter ATP-binding protein → MPALHDVSLTIQRGEIVGLLGTNGAGKTTLIDLILGLTSPTSGTINVLGTSPKEAAKTGRIGAVMQSGGLLPDITVKETLELLGAAFPSHRPLKEIIERANLGDILSRRVRKCSGGEQQRVRFGLALLGDPELLLLDEPTAGMDAAARRHFWEAMHHEAESGRTIVLTTHYLEEADAFAERIVMLNKGEIQADGSTEEIRRTNSTRIVRATFPDGLPDSLLSADLPGVVHLERTETGLTITTRDSDAVARFLLTETAARDITIADRSLEDSFLELSHTSPASADL, encoded by the coding sequence GTGCCAGCGCTTCACGACGTCTCCCTCACCATTCAACGGGGCGAAATCGTCGGTTTGCTGGGTACGAATGGTGCTGGCAAGACCACGCTCATCGACCTCATCCTTGGGCTCACGAGTCCAACTTCAGGAACAATCAACGTGCTCGGCACCTCGCCAAAGGAAGCCGCGAAGACTGGACGCATCGGCGCGGTCATGCAATCCGGCGGCTTACTCCCAGATATAACGGTGAAGGAAACCCTCGAGCTCCTTGGCGCGGCCTTCCCATCCCACCGCCCATTGAAGGAAATTATTGAGCGCGCGAACTTGGGCGATATTCTCTCGCGCCGGGTCAGGAAATGCTCCGGCGGCGAGCAACAGCGTGTGAGGTTCGGCTTAGCGCTGTTGGGGGATCCGGAGCTGTTGCTTCTCGACGAACCCACGGCCGGCATGGATGCCGCCGCACGGCGTCATTTCTGGGAGGCCATGCACCACGAGGCTGAATCCGGCCGGACGATCGTCCTTACTACTCATTACCTTGAGGAAGCAGATGCGTTTGCCGAGCGCATCGTCATGCTGAACAAGGGCGAGATCCAAGCCGACGGCTCCACGGAGGAGATCCGCAGAACCAATTCCACTCGGATTGTCCGAGCTACCTTTCCCGATGGGCTGCCAGATTCCCTCTTGAGTGCTGATCTTCCGGGAGTTGTCCACCTAGAACGCACCGAAACTGGCCTCACCATCACGACACGGGACTCTGACGCTGTGGCCCGCTTCCTACTCACTGAAACTGCAGCTCGCGATATCACCATCGCCGACCGCAGCTTGGAGGATTCCTTCCTGGAGCTTTCCCACACGTCCCCGGCTAGCGCCGATCTATAA
- a CDS encoding ABC transporter permease has translation MNTRMASPNLAATLRYAGHDLKRLRRDLPTLFFSIGLPIIFYILFGAMQEYGDIEFNGGNVAALVMIGMALYAGATGAVGAAGSMIAENRAGWGRQLALTPLRPVQLGIAHFLNISVRAILPIAAVFITGALTKANLQPDQWALSFLVTVACAIPFGFYGMACAMLIPSENTVSIASSSIVILAFAGNVFMPLKENLLDVGRFSPMYGAQALARWPLSEGAQMINGQQLFIEDPLWYAWVSIAVWTVVFVGMCLLLRNRDKNRA, from the coding sequence ATGAACACACGCATGGCATCACCCAACCTCGCCGCTACGCTTCGCTATGCCGGCCACGACCTCAAGAGATTACGCCGCGACCTACCAACGCTCTTCTTTAGCATTGGGCTACCGATCATCTTCTATATTCTCTTCGGCGCCATGCAGGAATACGGAGACATCGAATTCAATGGCGGCAACGTTGCTGCCCTGGTCATGATCGGAATGGCGCTCTATGCGGGTGCCACAGGTGCTGTAGGCGCCGCTGGCTCAATGATCGCAGAGAACCGCGCAGGGTGGGGGCGGCAATTGGCGCTTACTCCCCTGCGGCCTGTTCAGCTAGGCATTGCTCACTTCCTCAACATTTCGGTTCGTGCCATCTTGCCTATCGCTGCCGTTTTCATCACTGGGGCACTCACCAAAGCCAACTTGCAGCCAGATCAATGGGCGTTGAGCTTCCTCGTTACCGTCGCCTGCGCCATCCCCTTCGGCTTTTATGGAATGGCCTGTGCCATGCTCATTCCCTCAGAAAACACTGTGTCCATTGCCTCCTCTAGCATCGTCATCCTCGCCTTTGCCGGAAATGTCTTTATGCCCCTCAAAGAGAATCTCCTCGACGTAGGACGCTTCTCCCCCATGTACGGCGCACAAGCCCTTGCTCGTTGGCCGCTGTCTGAAGGAGCTCAAATGATCAATGGCCAACAGCTTTTTATCGAGGATCCTCTCTGGTACGCATGGGTTAGTATCGCGGTATGGACAGTGGTATTCGTCGGGATGTGCTTGCTTCTTCGCAACCGCGACAAGAACCGAGCATGA
- a CDS encoding sensor histidine kinase produces MMNSFKAHDAAFAAVWLIFLLPVLLQILFRPTTSAAQRFWAVAITVVFCMAYSLAFGTLHSYPHRWSYRRRVAAWWIILALLALAAIPSHGVWVVVFVPYLGALVSFTQPLRTASIIIALTGAVVGIPLWFYAEQRFIDFALILFGWPLLILTLGTLSQREDTETALRHDLDLAQQREDIAADIHDLLGHTLTVINLKSEVARRLIDRDPSTAATELAEIGVLSRMSLAEVRSTVTRMKNPTFAGEIQAAHRILETAGITTHLPDTFTRPQSHEALFSWALRELTTNVVRHSGATECWVTLGENSLQVTDNGGGFTEDAEQALTAGLTGLAGLRRRADDAGGDLIIRRSDGLTSVLLTLENTPEAKEFQQQ; encoded by the coding sequence ATGATGAATAGCTTCAAGGCCCACGACGCTGCCTTCGCCGCAGTCTGGCTGATATTTCTTCTCCCTGTGCTACTTCAAATCCTCTTCCGGCCCACCACTTCCGCAGCGCAACGCTTCTGGGCAGTAGCAATCACCGTCGTCTTCTGCATGGCCTATTCTCTTGCCTTCGGTACGCTACACTCCTACCCGCACAGGTGGTCCTACCGGCGTCGCGTAGCCGCCTGGTGGATCATCCTCGCGCTACTCGCACTTGCTGCCATTCCTTCTCACGGTGTCTGGGTCGTGGTCTTCGTGCCCTACCTTGGGGCCTTAGTATCCTTTACACAACCGCTCAGGACAGCATCCATCATCATTGCCCTGACCGGAGCCGTAGTTGGTATCCCTCTTTGGTTTTACGCGGAACAGCGCTTTATCGATTTCGCACTAATCCTCTTCGGCTGGCCGCTGCTCATCTTGACTCTAGGTACTTTGTCTCAGCGCGAAGATACTGAAACCGCCCTGCGCCACGACTTGGATTTAGCTCAACAACGTGAAGACATCGCCGCAGATATTCATGATCTCCTCGGTCATACCCTTACGGTTATCAATCTCAAGTCAGAAGTAGCCCGCCGCCTGATCGACCGTGATCCGTCGACAGCAGCCACTGAGCTCGCGGAAATTGGCGTTCTCTCAAGGATGTCCCTTGCGGAGGTCCGCTCCACAGTTACTCGCATGAAGAACCCCACTTTTGCCGGTGAGATCCAGGCGGCCCACCGCATCTTGGAAACTGCCGGAATCACAACCCACCTTCCCGATACCTTTACGCGGCCCCAGTCACATGAGGCTCTTTTCTCCTGGGCATTGCGGGAACTCACCACCAATGTGGTGCGGCATTCTGGTGCCACGGAGTGTTGGGTGACCCTAGGCGAAAACTCCCTGCAAGTGACAGATAACGGCGGCGGCTTCACGGAAGACGCTGAGCAGGCGCTTACCGCCGGCCTCACAGGCCTTGCCGGTCTTCGCCGCCGTGCTGACGACGCGGGCGGTGACCTCATAATCCGGCGTAGCGACGGCTTAACCTCTGTCCTCTTGACTCTTGAAAACACCCCCGAGGCAAAGGAGTTTCAGCAGCAATGA
- a CDS encoding response regulator transcription factor, translating into MTVSIRVLIAEDQSLVRGALTALLNTEPDIEVVADCASGTEVAALVAKHSVDVALLDIEMPGMNGIDAAQTIAETGCRSLIVTTFGRSGYVKRALQAGVDGFLVKDTPPDELADAIRRVHSGLRVIDPQLAQDILFTPDNPLSDREAEVCRLLLRGLGSADIASQLHLSGGTVRNHVSAIMAKTRAGNRFEAARRAEANGWI; encoded by the coding sequence ATGACAGTTTCGATCCGAGTGCTTATCGCCGAAGACCAGTCACTGGTCCGCGGAGCGCTCACTGCACTGCTCAACACCGAACCGGACATTGAGGTCGTTGCGGACTGTGCTTCGGGAACAGAGGTCGCCGCACTCGTCGCTAAGCACAGCGTTGACGTGGCTCTACTAGATATAGAGATGCCCGGCATGAACGGCATCGATGCCGCACAAACTATCGCAGAAACTGGCTGCCGTAGCCTTATCGTCACCACGTTTGGGCGCTCTGGTTACGTCAAGCGCGCGCTCCAAGCAGGTGTCGATGGCTTTCTGGTCAAGGACACTCCTCCCGACGAACTCGCTGATGCTATCCGCCGTGTCCATTCCGGTTTGCGGGTCATCGATCCGCAACTTGCTCAGGACATTCTTTTTACCCCGGACAATCCTCTGAGTGACAGAGAAGCCGAGGTCTGTCGCCTGCTACTCCGTGGGCTCGGCTCCGCCGACATCGCTTCACAGCTGCACCTCAGTGGTGGGACCGTGCGCAACCACGTCTCCGCCATCATGGCGAAGACGCGGGCGGGAAACCGCTTCGAAGCTGCACGGCGTGCCGAAGCTAATGGCTGGATTTAA
- a CDS encoding anaerobic C4-dicarboxylate transporter, translated as MLASVIAPDSVLAIILQIIIILGALLLGTRYGGIGLGLISGIGLLLMVFVFGLAPGEPPVSVMLTIIAVIGCAATLQQAKGLEVMMQFAEKILRAHPERITILAPLTTWFLTVLCGTGHVVYTMFPIIEDIALKKGIRPERPMAVASTSAQMGITASPVSVATVSLASIIAENAGVIDKAYSIPQILMVAIPASLSGVILAALWSLRRGKDLDKDPVFQEKMKDPEFAARINESTGSLMNEVFSKEARRSVVVFLVAIACVVVLGAFEFLRPVFPGKDGELSPLSMNLVIQMIMLVAGAIILLSCKVEPAKIASTPVFKAGMTAVFSVFGVAWMADTFFQAHIDALESNLGSVVEAAPWAYAVVLVIVSKLVNSQAAALVAIAPIGLQLGIDPAVIVGFYGAAYGYFILPTYPSDLACIGFDRTGTTHIGKFVINHSFIIPGAISVVTSCVVGSVLAQILL; from the coding sequence ATGCTAGCTAGTGTTATCGCACCAGACTCCGTCCTGGCTATCATTCTTCAAATCATCATTATTCTCGGAGCCTTGCTCCTGGGAACCCGCTATGGGGGCATTGGACTAGGCCTGATTTCCGGCATCGGCCTCTTGCTCATGGTCTTTGTCTTCGGTCTTGCTCCAGGTGAACCGCCGGTATCGGTGATGCTCACGATCATCGCCGTAATCGGCTGCGCAGCCACATTGCAACAGGCCAAGGGCTTGGAAGTGATGATGCAATTCGCGGAAAAGATCCTTCGCGCGCACCCCGAGCGCATCACGATTCTGGCCCCGCTGACAACGTGGTTCCTAACCGTGCTCTGCGGTACCGGACACGTGGTTTATACGATGTTCCCGATTATTGAGGACATCGCGCTCAAGAAGGGGATTCGCCCCGAGCGCCCGATGGCTGTGGCATCGACCTCCGCGCAAATGGGTATTACTGCCTCACCCGTATCTGTGGCAACGGTATCCCTTGCCTCCATCATTGCGGAAAATGCCGGAGTCATCGACAAGGCCTATTCCATCCCGCAGATTCTTATGGTGGCTATCCCGGCCTCGCTGTCCGGTGTTATCTTGGCCGCGTTGTGGTCGCTGCGCCGTGGAAAGGATTTGGATAAGGATCCGGTTTTCCAAGAGAAGATGAAGGACCCAGAATTCGCGGCTCGTATCAACGAGAGCACCGGTTCATTGATGAATGAGGTCTTCTCCAAGGAAGCTAGGCGTTCCGTAGTTGTGTTCCTTGTCGCTATCGCGTGCGTGGTCGTTCTCGGCGCATTCGAGTTCCTGCGTCCTGTCTTCCCGGGTAAGGATGGGGAACTGAGCCCACTGTCCATGAACCTCGTTATCCAGATGATTATGCTGGTCGCAGGTGCGATCATTCTGTTGAGCTGCAAGGTGGAACCAGCAAAGATCGCCTCCACCCCGGTCTTTAAAGCTGGCATGACCGCAGTGTTCTCAGTCTTCGGCGTGGCCTGGATGGCAGATACCTTCTTCCAAGCCCACATCGACGCCTTGGAATCTAACCTTGGTAGCGTCGTTGAGGCCGCTCCGTGGGCCTACGCAGTCGTCTTGGTTATCGTGTCTAAGCTGGTGAATTCCCAGGCTGCGGCACTCGTCGCCATTGCTCCTATCGGGCTGCAGCTAGGCATTGACCCGGCAGTCATCGTAGGCTTCTACGGTGCTGCATACGGCTACTTCATTTTGCCGACGTACCCTTCGGACCTGGCCTGCATTGGCTTCGACCGGACTGGTACGACACACATCGGCAAGTTCGTCATCAACCACTCGTTCATCATCCCTGGCGCCATCTCTGTCGTTACCTCCTGCGTAGTCGGTTCCGTGCTCGCGCAGATCCTGCTCTAA
- the der gene encoding ribosome biogenesis GTPase Der, with amino-acid sequence MTNEPQNPDLNPEQQPEDFETEFHYPVGKLEEEVVRDPHGGWAQKDFDSEDFDYEFDESEFGEADFGDEEEPAEGDAPLSEEEWEALSHAFGVGEEHTEENLCTVAVVGRPNVGKSSLVNRFLGRREAVVEDHPGVTRDRVSYVADWNGQRFFVQDTGGWDPNVKGIHAAIARQAEQAMDTADVIVFVVDTKVGITETDAVMARKLQRSEVPVILVSNKFDSETMYADMAEFYALGLGDPWPVSAQHGRGGADVLDEILRLFPEEPRHSSITSGPRRVALVGKPNVGKSSLLNKLTAEERSVVDNAAGTTVDPVDSLVQLDQRLWKFIDTAGLRKKVKNAQGHEYYASLRTRGVIDAAEVCIMLIDASQEVSEQDQRVLNMILEAGKALVIAFNKWDLVDEDRRYYLEREIDENLRHLPWVTRVNISAETGRALQKLEPAMIEALESWDQRVSTGQLNNWMREAIAANPPPMNNNRLPRVLFATQASTQPPTIVLFTTGFLDAGYRRYLERKFRERFGFHGSPVRIAVRVRERRQRR; translated from the coding sequence ATGACTAATGAACCGCAGAATCCGGATCTGAATCCGGAGCAGCAGCCGGAAGATTTCGAGACGGAATTCCACTACCCGGTGGGCAAACTTGAGGAAGAGGTCGTGCGCGATCCGCACGGCGGCTGGGCGCAAAAGGATTTCGATTCCGAGGACTTCGACTATGAGTTTGACGAGTCAGAATTCGGCGAGGCTGATTTCGGTGACGAAGAAGAACCGGCCGAAGGTGATGCCCCGCTGAGTGAGGAGGAATGGGAAGCTCTATCCCATGCCTTTGGAGTAGGTGAGGAGCACACGGAGGAAAACCTCTGCACGGTGGCCGTGGTGGGCCGGCCGAACGTGGGTAAGTCTTCCCTCGTTAACCGCTTCCTTGGCCGGCGTGAAGCAGTGGTGGAGGACCATCCTGGTGTGACCCGTGACCGTGTGTCCTACGTGGCGGACTGGAACGGCCAGCGCTTCTTCGTTCAGGACACCGGTGGCTGGGATCCAAACGTCAAGGGCATCCACGCCGCCATCGCACGTCAGGCAGAACAGGCCATGGACACTGCCGACGTCATTGTGTTCGTGGTAGACACCAAGGTGGGCATCACGGAAACCGATGCTGTAATGGCTCGAAAGCTGCAGCGCTCTGAGGTGCCCGTCATCCTCGTCTCGAACAAGTTTGATTCGGAGACGATGTACGCAGATATGGCCGAGTTCTACGCGCTGGGCTTGGGGGATCCGTGGCCGGTATCCGCCCAGCACGGCCGGGGCGGCGCCGACGTCTTGGATGAGATTCTGCGCTTGTTTCCCGAGGAACCGCGTCATTCTTCGATTACCTCCGGGCCTCGCCGCGTAGCGCTGGTGGGCAAACCGAACGTGGGTAAGTCCTCGCTTCTGAATAAGCTGACGGCGGAGGAGCGCTCCGTCGTGGACAATGCTGCCGGTACGACTGTCGACCCCGTCGACTCCTTGGTGCAGCTGGATCAGCGGCTATGGAAGTTCATCGACACTGCGGGCCTGCGTAAGAAGGTCAAGAACGCGCAGGGCCACGAGTATTACGCTTCGCTGCGCACGCGCGGCGTGATCGATGCGGCCGAGGTGTGCATCATGCTTATCGATGCTTCCCAGGAAGTCTCCGAGCAAGACCAGCGCGTACTTAACATGATTTTGGAAGCTGGTAAGGCTCTGGTCATCGCCTTCAATAAGTGGGACCTCGTGGACGAGGATCGCCGCTACTACTTGGAGCGCGAGATCGATGAGAACCTCCGTCACCTACCGTGGGTGACCCGCGTGAATATCTCGGCGGAGACCGGCCGCGCCCTGCAGAAGCTGGAGCCCGCCATGATTGAGGCCCTAGAGAGCTGGGATCAGCGCGTGTCGACTGGTCAGCTCAACAACTGGATGCGCGAGGCAATCGCCGCCAACCCGCCGCCGATGAACAATAACCGCCTCCCACGCGTGCTGTTCGCTACCCAGGCATCCACACAACCGCCGACCATCGTGTTGTTTACCACCGGCTTCCTGGATGCGGGTTATCGCCGCTATTTGGAACGCAAGTTCCGCGAGCGCTTCGGTTTCCATGGCTCGCCTGTGCGCATCGCGGTGCGCGTGCGCGAGCGCCGCCAACGCCGATGA
- the cmk gene encoding (d)CMP kinase, with protein sequence MISNMPDQGLILAVDGPSGTGKSTTCRALAKQLEAKYVDTGAMYRVATLAVLRAGVDPADTDAVIAATADLPLEVSDDPDSTQVIFDGEDVSRVIREDEVTRNVSAVSAIPEVRQNLVELQRKLAAQAHRAIVEGRDIGTVVLADAPAKAYMTASAEVRAQRRHDQNLAAGIESDFDTVLADVERRDAADSSRATSPLRPAEDAVLVDTSEMTREEVLDALIAVVKESAAKEASND encoded by the coding sequence ATGATTTCAAATATGCCCGATCAAGGCCTCATCTTGGCTGTTGACGGCCCCTCTGGGACCGGTAAGTCCACGACGTGCCGCGCGTTGGCCAAGCAGCTTGAGGCGAAGTATGTAGACACCGGGGCCATGTACCGCGTGGCTACTCTGGCTGTACTGCGTGCAGGGGTGGACCCGGCGGATACTGACGCGGTGATTGCCGCGACTGCAGACCTTCCCCTTGAGGTTTCCGATGACCCTGATTCCACCCAGGTTATCTTCGATGGTGAAGACGTTTCCCGCGTTATCCGCGAGGATGAGGTCACCCGCAATGTCTCGGCGGTATCGGCAATCCCGGAAGTACGTCAGAACCTTGTTGAACTGCAACGGAAGCTGGCGGCACAGGCCCACCGCGCGATTGTGGAAGGACGTGACATCGGCACTGTCGTTCTCGCGGATGCCCCCGCGAAGGCGTATATGACGGCCAGTGCCGAGGTCCGCGCGCAGCGCCGCCACGACCAGAACCTCGCCGCCGGCATTGAATCGGATTTTGACACCGTGCTTGCCGACGTCGAACGGCGCGACGCCGCAGACTCCTCCCGCGCCACCTCGCCGTTGCGCCCAGCTGAGGACGCGGTGCTCGTCGATACGTCCGAGATGACCCGTGAGGAAGTCCTCGACGCACTCATCGCCGTCGTGAAAGAATCTGCTGCAAAGGAGGCCTCGAATGACTAA